A portion of the Acidisarcina polymorpha genome contains these proteins:
- a CDS encoding carboxypeptidase regulatory-like domain-containing protein: MRKRSEKVLGYVLLVVAIGWICGQPIAVEAQVIYGSIFGTVTDATGAAIPNATITVTDQSKGTSVVATSNPSGEYTVRNLIPDVYDVKATAAGFGTVDNPGIQVSADTSPKVDLKLTVGSASSTVTVTSEAPQLQTDRAEVGTVFNQKTISGLPITGRNFASLELLIPGAQSMSWQQNNAEDAQGSPTVNIQGQFFAGVGYLLDGASNQDPILGQIVINPPLDAIGEAKIITQSYDAEFGQSVAAVVNAQTKSGTNSLHGDAFDYRRSDAQQARNPFNQSAPYSALTSRLIPPALYSQFGGSLGGPILKNKLFFFGDYQGVRQRNGASAQVTVPTALAHNSCLSGAGCDLSEFLIGRGTAQGQIYNPRVFVDSTGAVVAPTTPGAQPQAFANNFIPNQYLSPQALYLLNLIPLPNAPGTQDGTANNYNGGGTGVTNQNQFDVRVDYELREGIHTFGRYSYFDNANSAGTIFGAAGGAGFQSAQNDFGGSAKGKNQSAVAGMDVALNPKLLTDFRLGYLRYHVSTEKYDGTEDLAAMAGIPGLNLGTTFTAGAPGFFMNNASGTSGDGLSSFGSSLQVNACNCHLQETEDQYQVVNNWTKIIGNHSIRFGADLRYARNLRVPSDNNRAGEITFSATDTENTTASAPAPGGLGLASFLLGDVTNFARYVSTSVNAKESQKIIFSYVQDNWRITPNLTLTAGLRWEVYFPETVNGVGQGGFADLTNGSIRVAGVGPYNTAMNVQKDFKNIAPRLGLAYQLDPKTVIRAGYGRSFDIGVFGTLFGHVVTQNLPVLANQNLTNAGANTAAFNLSTGPTPFTFPTVPASGLIPIPNGLAAKVRGNPQLLPTVDAWNLSIQRQLTSSLSATIAYAGNKGSHTFAGDGQTVNLNAVGACIPGVQSITGQGLCWDPNAPATQPVAGQATTSNTNYLRHYFAQFGWTQDLTYYHDGFDSHYNALQLTLDKHFTQGLQFTARYSWQSSLNYGNNDYDEINRKVMYGRFDDLREQEFQLYGNYDLPFGRNRQLFNNVPTWANYLIAGWESGTSLNWSSGLPFTPSYGECGSDIPNGPCMPNKAGGVLPTHLTSFNTASHSRTYFTPVAALTAQGSTSGPFSRPGLDQFGNAGRNSYFGPSFFNTDLSVSKNTPIHENINAQFRLDAFNVFNFISPANPSSCIDCPGNGVITGMAIGAQPRQLEFSVTVLF; encoded by the coding sequence ATGCGGAAAAGAAGCGAAAAGGTCCTCGGGTATGTGTTGCTAGTGGTGGCAATCGGATGGATCTGCGGGCAGCCCATTGCTGTCGAAGCGCAAGTCATTTACGGGTCAATCTTCGGAACAGTCACCGACGCGACCGGCGCGGCTATTCCCAATGCGACCATCACGGTGACCGATCAAAGCAAGGGAACATCGGTTGTAGCGACCTCCAATCCATCGGGTGAATACACCGTGCGGAATTTGATTCCGGACGTTTACGACGTCAAGGCTACCGCCGCCGGTTTCGGCACCGTGGACAACCCGGGAATTCAGGTCTCGGCCGACACGTCGCCGAAGGTCGACCTGAAGCTCACCGTCGGCAGCGCCAGCAGCACGGTAACGGTCACCAGCGAGGCCCCGCAGCTGCAAACTGATCGCGCCGAGGTGGGCACTGTCTTCAACCAAAAAACCATCTCCGGCCTGCCGATTACGGGGCGTAACTTTGCGAGCCTTGAGCTGTTGATTCCGGGCGCCCAGTCGATGAGCTGGCAGCAGAACAACGCCGAGGACGCGCAGGGCAGCCCGACGGTGAACATCCAGGGACAGTTCTTCGCCGGGGTCGGGTATCTGCTCGACGGCGCATCGAACCAGGACCCTATTTTGGGACAGATTGTGATCAACCCTCCGCTGGATGCGATCGGGGAAGCCAAGATCATCACGCAAAGCTATGACGCGGAGTTCGGGCAATCGGTCGCCGCGGTGGTGAACGCGCAGACTAAGTCGGGAACCAACAGCCTCCATGGCGACGCGTTCGACTATCGGCGAAGCGACGCGCAGCAGGCGCGAAATCCTTTCAACCAGTCAGCGCCATATTCCGCGCTGACGAGCCGCCTGATTCCGCCGGCGCTTTACAGCCAATTCGGCGGGTCGCTGGGCGGGCCGATTCTGAAGAACAAACTGTTCTTCTTCGGCGACTACCAGGGCGTCCGGCAGCGGAATGGAGCTTCGGCTCAAGTAACCGTTCCGACGGCGCTGGCCCATAACTCATGTCTCTCCGGGGCGGGATGCGATCTGAGCGAGTTTCTCATCGGGCGCGGGACGGCGCAGGGCCAGATCTACAATCCGCGGGTTTTTGTTGACTCGACCGGGGCGGTGGTTGCACCCACTACGCCGGGTGCGCAACCCCAGGCCTTTGCCAACAACTTCATACCCAACCAGTACCTCTCTCCGCAGGCGCTCTACCTTCTGAACCTGATCCCGCTGCCGAACGCTCCGGGCACGCAGGATGGCACCGCCAATAACTACAACGGAGGCGGCACCGGGGTCACGAACCAGAACCAGTTCGATGTGCGCGTCGACTATGAGCTTCGTGAGGGAATACACACCTTTGGCCGCTACAGCTATTTCGACAATGCCAACTCGGCCGGAACGATCTTTGGGGCGGCCGGGGGCGCGGGATTTCAGTCCGCCCAAAATGACTTTGGAGGATCCGCCAAGGGCAAGAATCAGAGCGCGGTCGCGGGCATGGACGTCGCGTTGAATCCTAAACTGCTCACCGACTTCCGCCTGGGATACCTGCGCTACCACGTCTCCACGGAAAAGTATGATGGCACCGAGGACCTGGCCGCCATGGCGGGCATCCCGGGATTGAACCTGGGCACGACCTTCACTGCCGGCGCTCCCGGTTTCTTCATGAACAACGCAAGCGGAACGAGTGGCGATGGACTGTCAAGCTTTGGTTCGAGTCTGCAGGTCAACGCGTGCAACTGCCATCTGCAGGAGACCGAAGACCAATACCAGGTAGTGAACAACTGGACGAAGATCATCGGTAATCACAGCATCCGGTTCGGCGCGGATCTGCGCTATGCCCGAAATCTACGCGTGCCGAGCGATAACAATCGAGCGGGCGAGATCACGTTCAGCGCTACCGATACTGAAAACACGACCGCGAGCGCGCCCGCGCCCGGAGGCCTGGGCCTGGCGTCCTTCCTGTTGGGCGATGTTACGAATTTCGCCCGCTATGTGAGCACGTCAGTCAATGCAAAAGAGTCGCAGAAGATTATCTTCAGCTACGTTCAGGACAACTGGCGCATCACGCCTAATCTGACACTCACCGCCGGGCTCCGCTGGGAGGTATATTTCCCTGAGACGGTGAATGGCGTCGGGCAGGGCGGCTTCGCCGATCTCACCAATGGGTCGATTCGCGTGGCGGGCGTGGGCCCCTACAATACCGCGATGAATGTCCAGAAGGACTTCAAGAACATAGCGCCGCGACTCGGCCTCGCCTATCAACTCGATCCTAAAACTGTGATCCGCGCGGGCTACGGACGAAGCTTCGACATTGGCGTCTTCGGCACGCTCTTCGGCCATGTGGTGACCCAGAATCTTCCGGTGCTGGCCAATCAGAATCTCACCAATGCGGGGGCGAATACCGCCGCATTCAATCTCTCCACTGGTCCTACGCCGTTCACCTTTCCAACCGTTCCCGCCAGCGGTCTAATCCCGATCCCGAATGGCCTGGCCGCCAAAGTCCGCGGGAACCCGCAACTTCTACCGACCGTGGACGCATGGAATTTAAGCATCCAGCGGCAACTGACCAGCTCCCTCTCGGCGACCATTGCTTACGCCGGAAACAAAGGCAGCCACACGTTTGCCGGAGACGGGCAGACGGTGAACCTCAATGCGGTCGGCGCGTGCATTCCCGGCGTCCAGAGCATTACCGGTCAAGGGCTCTGCTGGGACCCAAATGCCCCTGCGACCCAGCCGGTGGCCGGACAAGCCACAACCAGCAACACGAACTACCTGCGACACTACTTTGCGCAGTTTGGCTGGACCCAGGACCTAACCTACTACCACGATGGATTCGATAGTCATTACAACGCCCTGCAGTTGACCTTGGACAAGCACTTCACTCAAGGTCTGCAATTTACAGCAAGGTATTCGTGGCAGTCGTCGCTCAACTACGGGAACAACGATTACGACGAGATCAACCGGAAAGTCATGTACGGGAGATTCGACGATCTGCGCGAGCAGGAGTTCCAGCTCTATGGGAACTACGATCTGCCATTCGGCCGCAACCGGCAGCTCTTCAACAACGTACCGACATGGGCGAACTATTTGATCGCTGGCTGGGAGTCGGGTACGTCATTGAACTGGTCGAGCGGGCTGCCCTTCACTCCCAGCTACGGGGAGTGCGGATCCGACATACCCAACGGTCCTTGCATGCCCAACAAGGCCGGCGGCGTTCTACCAACCCATCTCACTTCTTTCAATACTGCGTCGCACTCGCGAACATACTTTACTCCGGTTGCCGCGCTTACAGCGCAAGGCTCGACTTCCGGACCGTTCTCGAGGCCTGGTCTGGATCAGTTCGGCAACGCCGGGCGCAACAGCTATTTCGGCCCATCGTTCTTCAATACCGATCTGTCGGTATCGAAGAACACCCCGATCCATGAAAACATCAACGCGCAGTTCCGCCTTGATGCGTTCAACGTCTTCAATTTCATCAGCCCAGCAAATCCAAGCAGCTGTATCGATTGCCCGGGTAATGGAGTGATCACCGGCATGGCCATTGGAGCGCAGCCACGACAATTGGAATTCTCGGTGACCGTTCTCTTTTGA
- a CDS encoding TIM-barrel domain-containing protein, with the protein MLLAASSGGTAFAQGGPLVLERPSRVISLEPYAPNILRVTMSTDRAGATSAPGYGFVAKPAAEGWTHERDAEGYDVYRSARMVVRLAPGDLPKDKLPRPMPLDALNLELRSHYFGGGGGNGPNDGGRGPHNDALLVTTPEGKTLLHMRTWMMAPESPEVAANDAGAKGYRVSSMFDSPAGEHYYGLGQQQKGWMDLRDHEIRCWHDYVAIGGQDVCVPFMVSSLGYGLVWDNPSKTTVDLGINGRNLWSSEVGDRVSYFVIAGETSDEIYEGYRLLTGTTHMLPRATYGYIQSKAIYPTQEQVLDVAKEYRAKNLPLDVMVVDFLNMTKQGEMDLDPKRWPDPAAMNRELHAMGVGTLLSVWPHYAPGTQFYDMLQSKGWLIHTRDGKPDSGGFTDAIGPNIDTTNPEAANWFWEKIRDRYVKPYGFDYLWLDETEPDVDPAKDVFSVGSGTRFYNVYPLFHTASVYDGFRRDFGDSRRVMILARAAYLGAQRNGTVFWSSDIVSTWDMLKRSIPAGLNFTATGLPYWDTDIAGFFSPSVPADYHAPHKPLIDGSDVRGTIGNYEDYPELFVRWFEWGAFQPVMRAHGERNHNEVWAYGKQAEPILAKYLRLRYQLLPYTYSLAYKSYQTGAPYTRALFMDFPNDPKAADIPDEYMYGPALLVAPVTEQGATQRTVYLPAGCDWFNYWTNERLHGGQTITADAPIETLPLFVKAGSIIPLGSEVLSASLPQTVASVRVYPGANASFTLFQDDGKTYGYEKGAGSVTTLTWDDAAQQLKHEGAPGWSGPDSSVVTVTGK; encoded by the coding sequence ATGCTGCTGGCGGCGTCATCGGGCGGGACGGCGTTCGCTCAAGGCGGTCCGCTGGTGCTGGAGCGGCCGAGCCGGGTGATTTCGCTCGAGCCGTATGCGCCAAACATTTTGCGCGTAACCATGAGTACGGACCGGGCGGGTGCGACCAGCGCTCCTGGATACGGCTTTGTCGCGAAACCCGCCGCTGAGGGATGGACGCACGAGCGCGACGCTGAAGGCTACGATGTGTACCGCTCGGCGCGGATGGTGGTGCGCCTGGCACCGGGAGACTTGCCGAAGGACAAGCTTCCGCGGCCAATGCCGCTCGATGCGCTGAACCTTGAGTTGCGCAGCCACTACTTTGGAGGAGGCGGCGGGAATGGTCCCAACGACGGTGGGCGCGGTCCGCACAACGATGCGCTGCTGGTGACCACGCCGGAAGGCAAGACGCTGCTGCATATGCGCACCTGGATGATGGCGCCGGAGAGCCCGGAGGTGGCTGCGAATGACGCGGGCGCCAAAGGCTACCGGGTTTCGTCGATGTTCGACTCGCCGGCAGGCGAACACTACTACGGCCTGGGGCAGCAGCAGAAGGGATGGATGGATCTGCGCGACCACGAAATCCGGTGTTGGCATGACTACGTGGCGATTGGCGGCCAGGACGTGTGCGTTCCGTTCATGGTGTCGAGCCTTGGGTACGGGCTGGTGTGGGACAACCCCTCCAAGACGACGGTGGATCTGGGGATCAATGGGCGGAATCTGTGGTCGTCAGAGGTTGGCGATCGGGTCTCATATTTCGTGATTGCCGGCGAGACCAGCGACGAGATTTATGAAGGCTACCGTCTGCTGACGGGAACCACCCACATGCTGCCGAGGGCGACGTATGGATACATCCAGAGCAAGGCAATTTACCCGACGCAGGAACAGGTACTGGATGTTGCCAAGGAGTACCGCGCGAAGAATCTGCCGCTCGATGTGATGGTCGTCGATTTTCTCAATATGACGAAGCAAGGCGAGATGGACCTGGATCCCAAACGGTGGCCGGATCCGGCGGCGATGAATCGCGAGCTGCATGCGATGGGCGTCGGCACACTGTTGAGCGTGTGGCCGCACTATGCGCCGGGAACGCAGTTCTATGACATGCTGCAAAGCAAAGGCTGGCTGATCCATACGCGGGACGGGAAGCCGGATTCGGGCGGCTTTACGGACGCAATCGGGCCGAACATCGACACGACGAATCCCGAGGCCGCAAACTGGTTCTGGGAGAAGATTCGCGACCGGTATGTGAAGCCCTACGGCTTCGACTACCTCTGGCTGGATGAGACCGAGCCGGATGTCGACCCGGCGAAGGACGTCTTCTCGGTCGGCTCCGGTACGCGCTTCTACAACGTCTATCCGCTCTTTCACACGGCGTCGGTGTACGACGGGTTTCGGAGGGATTTCGGCGACAGCCGGAGAGTGATGATCCTGGCCCGGGCGGCCTACCTGGGAGCGCAACGCAACGGCACGGTGTTCTGGTCGAGCGACATTGTTTCGACGTGGGACATGCTCAAGCGCTCGATCCCCGCAGGACTGAACTTTACAGCGACTGGATTGCCGTACTGGGACACCGACATTGCGGGGTTCTTTTCTCCGTCGGTGCCGGCGGACTATCACGCTCCGCACAAACCGCTGATTGATGGCTCGGATGTGCGCGGGACGATTGGCAACTATGAAGATTATCCCGAGCTGTTCGTGCGCTGGTTTGAATGGGGCGCCTTTCAGCCGGTGATGCGCGCGCACGGAGAAAGAAATCATAACGAGGTCTGGGCTTACGGCAAGCAGGCGGAGCCGATTCTCGCGAAGTATCTCCGGCTGCGCTACCAGCTTCTGCCGTACACCTACTCGCTTGCGTACAAGAGTTATCAGACGGGCGCTCCGTATACGAGGGCGCTGTTCATGGATTTTCCCAACGACCCGAAGGCCGCCGACATTCCTGACGAGTACATGTACGGCCCGGCGTTGCTGGTGGCGCCGGTGACTGAGCAAGGCGCAACTCAGCGAACGGTGTATCTGCCGGCTGGCTGCGATTGGTTCAACTATTGGACCAATGAGCGGCTGCACGGAGGACAGACCATTACGGCCGACGCGCCGATCGAGACGCTGCCCTTGTTCGTGAAAGCGGGAAGCATTATTCCGCTCGGGTCGGAGGTGCTGAGCGCATCGCTGCCGCAGACGGTTGCGTCAGTCCGGGTGTATCCGGGCGCGAATGCCAGCTTCACCCTCTTCCAGGACGACGGGAAGACCTACGGCTATGAAAAGGGCGCGGGTTCGGTCACGACCCTGACCTGGGACGACGCCGCGCAGCAACTGAAACATGAGGGAGCGCCTGGGTGGAGCGGTCCGGATTCGTCTGTCGTGACGGTGACGGGTAAGTAG
- a CDS encoding TIM-barrel domain-containing protein — MNHFVRRNLFAFPCQAIVAGLLVLCAFAAEPAQGASSGAIKRVESGVQITTDTCVLTISPITATAFRIRCAKGPGVESPSLVLLPQTSVPAFKVSHDKTSVVLATSKMKAVFDRSSGALHYTDGSGKTFLSEAPGTRRLEPSTVQGEPTFAVEQAFDSPAGEHLFGSGEFQDGFLDIRDLPRRLTQVNTQIAIPFLLSSNGYGILWHNYGLTDLNPANERAVLTRTSTGNETTANVTTAEGARRVVRREGEFTGGLDVPSSGRYAFMLDVGQKMARRYHVEIDGKVVVDFANFWLPPTTSWFGDLTAGHHSIRVTGAQDDQPVLFFRATADRTVLRSPVADAVDYVVFGGPTADDVIATYRQITGPAPLMPLWAYGYIHCRERFHSSQEILDTAEEFRKRQLPLDLIVQDWQYWGKYGWNAMKWDEQYYPDPAGMIDRLHAMHVKLMVSVWSKIDPATDVGKQFTAKGYYIPGTQWIDFFNPAAAALYWKNFSERMLSLGIDAWWQDATEPENDDLAGRTTFAGPGGKVRDIFPLLVNKTVYEGQRKDAPTKRVFILSRCAFLGQQRYASATWSGDVGNSWETLRRQITAGLGYTASGLPYWTTDAGGFFRPGAGQYTDPEYQERFLRWFQFSTFSPLQRVHGFQTDTEPWRYGDKVEREVRSYLDLRQQLLPYIYSQAAAVSFQGSTLMRPLVMDFAHDDQALTQKYEYMFGPAFLVAPVLEAGAVRWPVYAPATPGGWYNYWTGSRVASGAADVASPLEQIPLLVRAGSIVPIGPVEQYAGEKPSSDLEIRVYPGADGDFTLYEDEGTNYNYEKGMRSTIQFHWDDARRELSVGQRSGEFSGMLQSRQFKIVAVDSSSAHPFEYEGKKVVYVVPR; from the coding sequence TTGAATCATTTCGTTCGACGAAACCTATTCGCCTTCCCGTGTCAGGCGATCGTTGCGGGGCTCCTTGTCTTGTGTGCATTCGCCGCTGAACCTGCACAGGGCGCATCGAGCGGAGCGATCAAGCGGGTAGAATCCGGGGTGCAAATCACCACGGACACATGCGTGCTTACGATAAGCCCGATCACGGCGACGGCGTTCCGCATTCGCTGTGCGAAGGGACCGGGTGTGGAGAGCCCAAGTCTGGTGTTGCTGCCGCAAACATCCGTCCCGGCGTTCAAGGTCTCGCATGACAAGACCAGCGTTGTGCTCGCGACATCCAAAATGAAGGCGGTCTTTGATCGTAGTAGCGGAGCACTTCACTATACCGATGGTTCGGGAAAGACGTTCTTGTCCGAAGCTCCGGGCACGCGCAGGCTGGAGCCATCCACTGTACAGGGCGAGCCGACCTTTGCGGTAGAGCAGGCCTTCGACTCCCCAGCCGGCGAACATTTGTTCGGAAGCGGAGAATTCCAAGACGGCTTCCTCGACATTCGAGATCTTCCCCGGCGCTTGACGCAGGTCAACACCCAGATCGCCATTCCTTTTCTGCTGTCGAGCAACGGCTATGGGATTCTTTGGCATAACTACGGTTTGACCGACCTGAACCCCGCGAATGAACGTGCAGTGCTGACGCGAACGTCAACAGGCAACGAAACGACAGCCAATGTCACCACGGCAGAAGGCGCGAGACGGGTAGTCCGACGGGAGGGCGAATTTACTGGCGGTCTGGACGTTCCCAGCAGCGGCCGGTATGCCTTCATGCTGGATGTGGGGCAGAAGATGGCCCGCCGGTACCATGTTGAGATCGATGGGAAGGTGGTTGTCGACTTCGCGAACTTCTGGCTCCCTCCCACAACCAGCTGGTTTGGCGATCTCACCGCGGGCCACCACAGCATCCGCGTTACCGGGGCGCAGGATGATCAGCCGGTGCTTTTTTTCAGAGCCACCGCCGACCGCACCGTATTGCGATCTCCGGTAGCGGACGCGGTCGATTATGTCGTCTTCGGAGGGCCGACCGCCGATGACGTGATCGCCACTTACCGCCAGATCACGGGGCCTGCGCCGTTGATGCCGCTGTGGGCGTATGGATACATCCACTGCAGGGAGCGGTTCCACTCCAGCCAGGAGATTCTGGATACGGCGGAGGAGTTCAGAAAGCGCCAGTTGCCGCTCGATCTTATCGTGCAGGACTGGCAGTACTGGGGCAAGTACGGCTGGAACGCGATGAAGTGGGATGAGCAATACTATCCGGATCCCGCCGGGATGATCGACCGGCTGCACGCCATGCATGTCAAGCTGATGGTTTCGGTGTGGTCGAAGATCGATCCAGCGACTGACGTCGGCAAGCAATTCACGGCGAAGGGCTACTACATTCCTGGGACTCAGTGGATCGATTTCTTCAACCCGGCTGCGGCCGCGCTCTATTGGAAGAATTTCAGCGAACGTATGTTATCGCTCGGGATCGATGCCTGGTGGCAGGACGCCACCGAACCGGAGAACGACGACCTTGCCGGAAGAACTACCTTTGCCGGCCCTGGCGGCAAGGTGCGTGACATCTTTCCGCTGCTTGTGAACAAGACCGTTTACGAGGGCCAGAGAAAGGATGCGCCCACGAAGCGGGTTTTCATATTGAGCCGGTGCGCGTTTTTAGGGCAACAGCGCTATGCCTCCGCCACCTGGTCCGGCGATGTCGGCAACAGTTGGGAGACGCTGCGAAGGCAGATCACGGCGGGCCTCGGGTACACCGCGAGCGGACTGCCCTATTGGACTACGGATGCCGGCGGGTTCTTTCGTCCGGGCGCCGGTCAATATACGGATCCCGAATATCAGGAGCGGTTCCTGAGGTGGTTTCAGTTTTCAACCTTCTCTCCGCTGCAACGCGTGCATGGATTCCAAACCGACACCGAGCCCTGGCGCTATGGAGATAAGGTCGAAAGGGAGGTGCGCAGCTACCTCGACCTTCGTCAGCAGTTGCTGCCCTATATCTATTCTCAGGCCGCAGCCGTCAGCTTTCAGGGATCGACGCTGATGCGTCCGCTGGTGATGGATTTCGCGCACGACGATCAAGCGCTCACGCAGAAGTATGAGTACATGTTCGGTCCCGCCTTCCTGGTCGCTCCGGTGTTGGAAGCGGGGGCGGTGCGCTGGCCGGTCTACGCACCCGCTACTCCGGGGGGATGGTACAACTACTGGACGGGAAGCCGGGTCGCCTCGGGCGCTGCCGACGTCGCCTCCCCTCTGGAGCAGATACCGCTGCTGGTCAGAGCCGGAAGCATCGTCCCGATCGGTCCGGTCGAACAATACGCGGGCGAGAAACCGTCCAGCGATCTGGAGATCCGCGTCTATCCTGGAGCGGACGGAGACTTCACGCTGTATGAGGATGAAGGCACGAATTATAACTACGAGAAGGGAATGCGAAGCACGATCCAGTTCCACTGGGACGACGCCAGGAGGGAGCTTTCGGTAGGACAACGGAGCGGGGAGTTCTCCGGAATGCTGCAGTCGAGACAATTCAAGATCGTCGCTGTGGACTCAAGCTCAGCGCATCCGTTTGAGTATGAGGGGAAAAAGGTGGTGTATGTTGTGCCTAGATGA
- a CDS encoding discoidin domain-containing protein, whose protein sequence is MDEQTTIGHKRLLRWDTPVTTDRVRVRITGSRLEPTLAELGLFKQASYVGAPVISNRSPEGFVSISSPQNLPVVYTLDGTIPTAKSHLYTASIPLSRGGTVQAACLTSQGTVGMVASRRFAGLAANGWKVVGTNSSAQNAIDGSPETFWMSSKSSETPPQITIDMGSVQNIAGFAYLPHTGTHIGLISKYRFETSTDGQRWTTDVSDGRFDNIQNNPELQEVKFAPVKARFFRLTVNEDVGKSGTMSIAEISVLPDAATY, encoded by the coding sequence ATGGACGAGCAAACCACCATCGGTCACAAGCGCTTGTTGAGGTGGGACACGCCTGTAACCACCGATCGCGTTCGAGTACGGATTACAGGATCCCGTTTAGAGCCTACTCTGGCAGAGCTTGGTCTGTTCAAGCAGGCCTCCTATGTAGGCGCTCCAGTCATTTCCAACCGCAGCCCCGAAGGATTCGTAAGTATTAGCAGCCCCCAAAATCTGCCGGTGGTTTATACCTTGGACGGCACCATACCAACCGCAAAGTCTCACCTCTACACCGCGTCCATTCCTCTGTCGAGGGGCGGCACCGTGCAGGCTGCCTGCCTCACATCTCAAGGCACAGTTGGGATGGTCGCCTCTCGACGCTTTGCCGGCTTGGCCGCTAACGGCTGGAAGGTTGTAGGGACGAACTCATCGGCGCAGAACGCGATCGACGGCAGTCCAGAGACATTCTGGATGAGCTCCAAAAGTTCAGAAACACCGCCGCAGATCACGATCGACATGGGCAGCGTCCAAAACATCGCCGGATTTGCCTATCTACCACATACCGGAACCCACATAGGCCTCATATCAAAGTACCGTTTTGAGACAAGCACGGACGGCCAACGCTGGACAACGGATGTGAGCGATGGTCGCTTTGACAACATACAAAACAATCCCGAGCTTCAGGAAGTGAAATTCGCTCCGGTCAAAGCACGATTCTTTCGCCTTACTGTTAATGAAGATGTAGGCAAGTCTGGGACGATGAGTATAGCGGAGATTTCGGTTCTCCCTGATGCTGCAACTTACTAA
- a CDS encoding tetratricopeptide repeat protein has translation MLRYCFSASCRIAVAIACLSGPFATLLAGQTVDRVSEAQALMNKGQLDKALELLTPSAAASPEAKGSEYLRGLILYEKGDLQNAAAAFAKASTQDPTDLEAMKMQGASLFRMGRAAEAIPLLERASGSTQQMNVDPQYVLGLCYLDTDRLDDARHAFAAQYEFLPDSAPAYLLEGRMLLRRQSLPAAEKSTRKALELKPDLPSAHLQLGQIALARNDLHEAVSQFIMERDLNPMFGAVYDRLGDAYLRSGDYINAQKALDRAVLLEPTLNIPYILLGKVLLEQNDALMATMYLKHAIEIDTKNSMAHALLGRAYRSLGRTDDAVAELRTAAKLQETEAPVVEQSK, from the coding sequence ATGTTGCGATACTGCTTTTCCGCCTCCTGCCGAATAGCAGTAGCTATCGCGTGCCTCTCGGGTCCGTTCGCGACATTGCTCGCCGGCCAGACTGTCGATCGAGTCTCCGAAGCCCAGGCACTCATGAACAAAGGGCAGCTGGACAAAGCCCTCGAGTTACTAACTCCGTCAGCCGCTGCCAGTCCAGAGGCGAAAGGATCTGAATATCTGCGCGGACTGATCCTCTACGAAAAGGGCGACCTGCAAAACGCAGCGGCAGCTTTCGCGAAGGCATCAACGCAGGATCCAACCGACCTGGAAGCGATGAAGATGCAAGGCGCTAGTCTGTTCCGCATGGGCAGAGCCGCGGAGGCGATTCCCCTGCTCGAGAGAGCTTCGGGATCAACGCAGCAAATGAACGTCGATCCGCAATACGTCCTCGGACTCTGCTACCTGGATACAGATCGTCTCGATGACGCCCGCCACGCCTTTGCAGCGCAATACGAATTCTTGCCCGACTCCGCACCGGCCTATCTGCTCGAGGGCCGTATGCTGCTGCGCCGGCAATCCCTGCCCGCCGCAGAAAAATCGACGCGCAAGGCGCTTGAACTTAAACCCGATTTACCCTCAGCCCACCTGCAACTGGGCCAAATTGCGCTCGCGCGAAATGATCTTCACGAAGCAGTGTCGCAGTTCATCATGGAGCGTGATTTGAATCCCATGTTTGGCGCCGTCTACGATCGGCTTGGCGATGCCTATCTCCGCAGCGGTGACTATATCAATGCCCAAAAAGCTCTGGACCGCGCCGTTCTTCTTGAACCGACCTTAAACATACCTTACATACTGCTCGGTAAAGTGCTGCTCGAGCAGAACGACGCCCTGATGGCGACAATGTATCTCAAGCATGCCATCGAAATCGACACGAAGAACTCAATGGCGCACGCGCTGCTCGGACGCGCCTACCGCTCCCTCGGCCGCACCGACGACGCCGTAGCCGAGCTGCGTACCGCCGCGAAGCTGCAGGAGACAGAAGCGCCCGTTGTCGAACAATCTAAATAA